Genomic window (Ictalurus punctatus breed USDA103 chromosome 16, Coco_2.0, whole genome shotgun sequence):
tggggttcagtgtcttgcccaaggacacttcggtatgtggagtcatataGGCCGGGAATCAActcgccgaccctacgattagtggacaacctgctctaccgcCTGAGCCACAGCCTCCCAGATACCCTGCAGAGCTGCCCAGATACCCTGTTTAAGTCTAAGTGAAGTGATGTAGTGCATTCTACATTATGCTATATAAACTGATCGATAATGAAATTAGTTGCCAGCTGTTTTCATTATTgaattttgttgatttttttcagttatttgTTAGATTTTGTGCAGCAACAGCCTTAAAAAGAAGACAGCTTTTAATGTCACATTTACAAGGACAGTACAGTAAAactcttttctttgcatatcctaTCTTGTTAGGATGCTGATTAGAAACGTGTTGGTTTTTTTGCCCTCCTTCTGGAGACATGTAGTTTGAGCAGCAGCTCAACAATGAAACATATCAGCCACGTGGAGCCATTTTACAGTTTCTATGAGTGATATTAGACTGATTATCTTGTGATTATCTGCACTGACATCTGGACTAGGCATTCTTACTAAACCAAGAACTGTCAGGGATAATTTGGATGTGTATATTTTCTCTTTTAGTGACTGACAGGATATTGGATCGGGACCCAAAAGAAGAAGTTATGAAGGCATTTAAGctatttgatgatgatgactctGGGAAGATCAGCCTGAAGAACCTGCGGCGTGTGGCCAGAGAGCTAGGCGAAGACATTAGTGATGAAGAGCTGAGGGCTATGATTGATGAGTTTGACactgatggagatggagagagtaaGTATATTAGATGTTGAAGCAAactgtacagtgagggaaaaaagtatttgatcccctgctgattttgtacgtttgcccactgacaaagaaatgatcagtctataattttaatggtagttgtatttgaacagtgagagacagaataacaacaaaaaaatccagaaaaacgcatgtcaaaaattttataaattaatttgcattttaatgatggaaaaaagtatttgaccccctctcaatcagaaagatttctggctcccaggtgtcttttatacaggtaacgagctgagattaggagcacactcttaaagggagtgctcctaatatcagtttgttacctgtataaaaaacacctgtccacagaaacaatcaatcaatcagattccaaactctccaccatggccaagaccaaagagctctccaaggatgtcaggacaagattgtagacctacacaagtctggaatgggctacaagaccattgccaagcagcttggtgagaaggtgacaacagttggtgcgattattcgcaaatggaagaagcacaaaagaactgtcaatctccctcggcctggggctccatgcaagatctcacctcgtggagttgcattgatcatgagaacagtgaggaatcagcccagaactacacgggaggatcttgtcaatgatctcaaggcagctgggaccatagtcaccaagaaaacaattggtaacacactacgccgtgaaggactgaaatcctgcagcgcgcgcaaggtccgctgctcaagaaagcacatatacatgcccgtctgaagtttgccaatgaacatctgaatgattcagaggacaactgggtgaaagtgttgaggtcagatgagaccaaaatggagctctttggcatcaactcaactcaccgtgtttggaggtggaggaatgctgcctatgacccctggaacaccatccccaccgtcaaacatggaggtggaaacattatgctttgggggtgtttctctgctaaggggacaggacaacttcaccgcatcaaagggacgatggacggggccatgtaccgtcaaatcttgggtgaaaacctccttccctcagacagggcattgaaaatgggtcgtggatgggtattccagcatgacaatgacccaaaacacacggccaaggcaacaaaggagtggctcaagaagaagcacattaaggtcctggagtgacctaggcagtctccagacctaaatcccatagaaaatctgtggagagagctgaaggttcgagttgccaaacatcagcctcgaaaccttaatgatttggagaagatctgcaaagaggagtgggacaaaatccctcctgagatgtgtgcaaacctggtggccaactacaagaaatgtctgacctctgtgattgccaacaagggtttttaaaccaagtactaagtcatgttttgcagaggggtcaaatacttatttccctcattaaaatgcaaattaatttataaaatttttgacatacgtttttctggatttttttgttgttattctgtctctcactgttcaaatacaactaccattaaaattatagactgatcatttctttgtcagtgggcaaacgtacaaaatcagcaggggatcaaatacttttttccctcactgtatatctttttttttggggtggtgGGGGTATTGAGCTCTGTTTTCTCTAAGTTGTATCTTGGCAGGCTGGCTTTATAATATGTGTTACCTATTATTCACTGTCTAAAATTAtttgatttataaaaaaaaaaaaagaatgtaacaACAACTCAGAATGTATCCAATGTCTTTCTTAGGGCACTTTTTCCCCTACCTTGTTTGGTATGGAcctactgaacatttcttttagttagatttgttttaatatgtGAGCACCTCACCCATACTCCAATTCATGCCAACCAACCAAACCCTCATCTTCCAAAAAGTAGAGGTGTCAGACCATGGTTCAATTTGTTACTGGCACAGTTTTATGATAGTCTGCAGCAAAATGACATTGGGTGCTTTTATCACTATGGTAAAGTCTCCTTAGCTTTTGATACTTGGCTTTTCAGTTAATAACTTGTGAGCATACTGTGGTAGCCAGTGCAATCTTTTCCGCAGTACTACAGATTTACAACAGTACCACCGCAGAGAATGATGCATACAAAATGATTTTCAATATACAACTCCCTACagaacaaaatgcatgtacagtgccctccactaattttggcaaccttggtaaatatgagcaaagaatggtatgaaaaatagtctttattgtttaaccttttggtcttttgttaaaacaaattcacaaatatactctgctctcatggatatcaaacaattgcaaacaaaacacaggtttatcaaaaaaaatctttgttaaatataggtgtgcaacaattattggcacccctatgcattcatatgagaaaaatatatttgaagtatattcccattgatattttaaaaaaaaattggtacacctgggtgactaggaacaggaaattgttcaattgTCCATGAcgtcctgtttcacaggggtataaatatgatgtaacacataggccaaattcccttagtcattcataactaTGGGTAAGACCAAAGAATATAGCTGCGAAGTGcggaaaaaggttgttgaacttcacaaaatgagaagtggctataagacaattgaaaatgcccattccaccatcagggcaataattaagaagttccagtcaactggaaatgttatgaatataAAGCTGCAaaaactaatcgataataatcgattatgaaaaacgttgtcaatgaatctcattatcgattagttggtttGCGTGGGGCACGGCGTGCATTTACTCACTACGTTCcatctgttccgaaaacacgcatcggacagtaaatactaaagttgtgtcccaaatgacgtactacaCACTTATACTCAgtactgtgtactctaccgtgtagtgtatgaattttagaaaggtaatatcatttCGTATAGAACACTAGTgtttttactaactggaagttTAAGCCGCTTCCTAATCGACGGCGCATTACGTCATACACACGTAATGCAACgccactagctttagcagacATGCAGAGTCactgacaatgactttcttcagtttactgtttgtcaacgttagcttttattcccaacatgacctcagtcaccatcagacggtgGCATAAttgtcaagtgactgaggaagaaagtgtgcaaccgccaagtcctctaaggcagggaagCATTTTATATTTAGCACAGCAGAGATcaaacagtgatgcacgagcacaaacttatgtttatatccaaaatactccactgtgtgcaaggggcaggggaaactggtgcaagttgcttaaaatgtttaatttaagtttattgtaattatatgttgtatttgccTGCTTGCAATGTaacttctgtcgtttattataacggaagtgatctgtAAGTGTAATTATATCACGATCTCCCCTGCAGTCAGCGCTGCAGTGCGCGACATGCATGGAAAGCCTGAGGACGCACGTGCACGAGCGAGAGTGCGGGAGCGCTCAGCGAACACAAGCTCTTTGATTACGTATGGACTATGGTGACTTTGTTTCAtatggacacgtgcatttgtttcgtctcctccctgttcaggtatttggttgatgttcgagggtgtggcTTTATTGTTTCCAGCTGTCTCCATTTAAGTTTGATTACATGAATTATTTAAACCCTCTTGTGGCTGTACACAGTATTATATACGGTTACTAGCTAACTACGTTGTGTATTTGTTAGCCACATTGATGCTAAGTGGTCGTGTTCTCGTgtcttgtttatgtttcatgcctTGTATCTAGTTTCATGTTTAAGACCGTGTATTTTGGCTCATGTTTATTGACCTTGTGTTTGAGTTAATAAAGACtttaatctgcacttgcttccgttcCCCAATCTCGTATCGTAATAGAATACTTCGCCTAAaccatggaagcagcaggagaacAAGGAGAGCATCATGACAGTAAATATATGGATTACTGGCCACGTTTCTTATCAGTGCAGTTTCCCCAGAGGACTGCCACCGAACTCCTGCCAGAGAAGTATGGATTGGAGAGCTACTTTTTCCATTGAGTGTTCCTTTTCCACTGCCAGGTGTACTTCTGTAGCCTGCCATATCCCAAGCCTGACAAGAAACAGTGGCTTGGATGCTTAATGTCCCAGTTTTGCGgcccggcccgtgactgggcggagcagctggtaCGTACAGGGTCCACCGCCCTCAAGTGACAGGGTCCACCGTTACTCGGTTTGCGGAACTTTTTCTGGAGGAGTTCACACAGCCAGGGCAGCTACACAGtctggatttactggggtggagaggcTGACCCGCCATTCCACCTGCATTATGAGTGGGTGAACAGGGTAGAATCCGCAGCTCCAGAGTGTCagtcagaggtcaacatggcgacctcagagcttcAGCCAGTGGTCAAAGTGGCAACCTCAGTCCCAGAGTTTCATACTGAGACGCATaaggaggtctcagctccagagcttcagccagaggtcaacgtggcgacctcagagctccagcttgagacccacgaggtggtctcgcatgctgagctccagccagaggtcaacgtggtgacctcagccccagagtttcagcctgagacccatgaggaggtctcagcaccagggctccagccagaggtcaacgtgacgacctcagagctccagccagaggtcaacgtggtgacctcagccccagagtttcagcctgagacccatgagagGGTCTCAGCTCTAGAACTCCAGTATAaggtcaagttcctgctagaggtcaacgaggtgacctcccaagtcATGTTCCTgacccaggtcgaagagacggccaacccaGGTCCTGCTCACGCCACGTTCCTGTCCATGTTCGATGCATtaacaaccaggttctgctcatgcctgaagctgaGGTCATgaacaaccaagctctgctcacgcccaagtctgctgacacaaccaaccacgttctgctcacacctgagtctgttaacacagccaaccaagttcagcctgcagactcGATGGAGGTCgacgctctgccttcctgctcggctgaggatgccgctctgccttcctgctcggctgcggacgtcgctcagcctacctgttcggctgaggacgtcgctctgcctacctgcttcgctgaggacgtcgctctgcctccatatTCTGCTGAAGATGTCGCTCCTCTTCTTTGCGGTGCGCCctatgtcactcccccttcctgctccacggagggcaTCGTTTCCCCCTCATGCTTCCTGGAGAGCATCGTTTCCTCCCTTTGGCCTCgcagagaacctcgctcccctctctAGCCTTGTGGAAATCTTGGAGCTTCCCTCGGGCCttgcggagaacctcgctcccctctcctgtcctgctgaggaagtctcaccgctgtcctgtcctgctgaggaagttgtcccgctgtcctgccccgcagaggacgtcactctgagctccagccccgctgagGATGCCGCACTGCTTTTCTGTTCCTCTGAGGACGACATCCTGCTTttctgttccgctgaggacggtaccctgattttctgttctgctgaggatgtcgctctgcttttctgttccgctgaggatgccgctctgcttttctgttccactgaggatgccgctctgcttttcttttccgCTGAGTACGTCactctgcttttctgttctgccaaggacatcgctctgcttacctgttctgCTAAGGACGTGGCTTTGCTTTCTTGCTCCACCGAGGCCGCCGCTcagtctcctggttcagctggggacgttttgcccagagggccaggaccgccaTTGGAGAGGAGTTCTGCGCGCGTGCACAAGCGAGAGTGCGTGAGCGCTCAGCAAGCACAAGCTCTTTGATTACGTATGGACTATGGTGGCTTTGTTTActatggacacgtgcatttgttttggcttctgttttgtctcctccctgttcaggtattggttgatgttcgagggtgtgtctttattgtttccaGCTATCTGCGTTTAAGATTACGTGagttatttaaaaacatcttaAGACATCTTAAATcatcttaaaacatcttagggagtttttcattgccaccgtcgccactcagtggcttgctcagttgggataaattcgcacctttaatatctgtataccatgttgatatttctgtaaagctgctttgagacaatgtctattgtaaaaagcgctatacaaataaaattgaattgaattgaattgaattatttaaGCCCTCGTGTAGCTGTGCACTTCACACAGTATCATATACAGTTACTAGCTAACTatgttgtgtatgtgttagCCACCTTGATGCTAAGCGGTCCTGTTCTCGTGccctgtttatgtttcatgcctTGTATCTACTTTCATGTTTAAGACTGCGTATCTCGGCTTATGTTTATTGACCttaatcatgtttattgactttaatctgcacttgcttccgttcCCAATCTCGTATCGtaacaaattagtaacaaggcCACGTTGCTCCTCATGCGCGGTGTAGACACGGTGATACACAGTGTAgcacgagtaagatctgtaatgtctaattaaaacactgaacaaaagtaaacagaagtaaaacaatatgtctaaaggcagtgagtagcAAAAACCACACCGTGCAGtaaaagtgagtttttattaataatttaggactgtagttgaATTCAGTGCATAAATGTactgcataaatactatatatatatatatatatatatatatatatatatatatatatatatatatatatatatatatatatatagatagatagatagatagatagatagatatttgtgtgtgtgtgtgtgtatatatatatatatatatatatatatatatatatatatatatatatatatatattagtttatattatatataagtatgtatgcattattttttatggatgcacaaaaagcactgaattaaactacagtcctaaattaataatatatattctggtgcgtctctgtgtgtattgggttcttttcagtcttatataattggacaaacagttgtgtaatgttttagtctgaagtttatatttgtaggcatcttcagtttgccagacactactggaagttcaatgggatcgggttctatggtcagatgaaatgaaaatagagcaataaacaccag
Coding sequences:
- the cetn3 gene encoding centrin-3 isoform X7 codes for the protein MFWFIIFGFASNGQNESVVKVAMRALGFEVKKVDVMTIVKDFDRGGTGKITYEIFKEVVTDRILDRDPKEEVMKAFKLFDDDDSGKISLKNLRRVARELGEDISDEELRAMIDEFDTDGDGEISAAVRDMHGKPEDARARARVRERSANTSSLITYGLW
- the cetn3 gene encoding centrin-3 isoform X5; this translates as MVKMSLSLRPDLSAERNKKKRRELTDEQKDEIKEAFELFDTDKDKEIDYHELKVAMRALGFEVKKVDVMTIVKDFDRGGTGKITYEIFKEVVTDRILDRDPKEEVMKAFKLFDDDDSGKISLKNLRRVARELGEDISDEELRAMIDEFDTDGDGEISAAVRDMHGKPEDARARARVRERSANTSSLITYGLW